One window from the genome of Acinetobacter sp. ANC 7912 encodes:
- a CDS encoding IS4 family transposase yields MTLSENLDCTLQHSLPSLSHFSEFIDFNWIEESLNQTGKASIRRRKLPAEHVVWLVIGLALFRNQPIGYVVEQLKLVFGTTEYCVPSAVVQARQRLGSEPLNALFSLLSQAWFEESQQQYSNFHGLSVCAVDGVVWSMPYTDENFAHFGSSKGKTADAPYPQVRATCLVNTATHEIIDAQIGSMDQGELTLASQLSPCSHSITLFDRAYFSADFLIGWQKRAEESHWLMRAKDNLRYEIVERNSQHDFHIRMPISTRAKKLNPALGDYWEARLIEVEQAGKIRRYITSLIDSKRYPLLALAKLYAQRWEIEMCYREIKSNLQEGKHLRSKQPTLIYQELWGVFIAYNILRRQMKYMAQRAKVSPLRMSFHITSIAILNLLKFDSLASAGNLPKHLESLMEKSKRYVLPKKRSRNYPRVVKGKPQKYPKKCQSIS; encoded by the coding sequence ATGACTTTATCTGAAAATTTAGATTGCACCCTTCAACATTCTTTACCTTCACTTAGCCATTTTAGTGAATTTATTGATTTCAACTGGATTGAGGAAAGTCTGAATCAAACAGGTAAGGCATCAATTAGAAGAAGGAAGTTACCCGCTGAACATGTGGTATGGCTTGTCATTGGACTCGCTTTATTTCGAAATCAACCTATCGGATATGTCGTAGAACAACTAAAACTTGTATTTGGTACAACAGAATATTGTGTTCCTAGCGCAGTAGTACAAGCACGACAACGTTTAGGATCAGAACCTTTAAATGCGCTATTTTCTTTACTTAGCCAAGCCTGGTTTGAAGAATCTCAGCAGCAATACTCAAACTTTCACGGTCTGAGTGTGTGCGCTGTTGATGGTGTTGTTTGGTCTATGCCTTATACAGATGAGAATTTTGCACACTTTGGTTCATCTAAAGGAAAAACTGCTGATGCTCCTTATCCACAAGTGAGAGCAACCTGCTTAGTAAATACCGCGACCCATGAAATTATAGATGCTCAAATAGGCAGTATGGATCAAGGTGAACTCACACTGGCAAGCCAATTATCTCCTTGTTCACACAGTATTACCCTATTTGATCGAGCCTATTTCTCTGCAGATTTTCTCATCGGGTGGCAAAAACGTGCAGAAGAAAGTCATTGGCTTATGCGTGCAAAAGATAATTTACGGTATGAGATTGTGGAGCGTAATTCGCAACATGACTTTCATATTAGAATGCCGATATCAACAAGAGCTAAAAAACTTAATCCAGCCTTAGGAGATTATTGGGAAGCACGTCTCATTGAGGTTGAGCAGGCAGGTAAGATTAGACGTTATATCACTTCACTAATAGATTCAAAGAGATATCCATTATTAGCTTTAGCAAAACTCTATGCCCAGCGTTGGGAAATAGAAATGTGTTACCGAGAAATCAAGAGTAACTTACAGGAAGGGAAGCATTTAAGGAGTAAACAACCTACCTTGATTTATCAAGAGTTATGGGGAGTCTTTATTGCCTATAATATTCTAAGAAGACAAATGAAATATATGGCTCAACGTGCAAAAGTCAGTCCTTTGAGAATGAGCTTTCATATTACCTCTATTGCTATCCTTAACCTATTGAAGTTTGATTCTTTGGCTTCCGCAGGCAATTTGCCTAAACATCTAGAAAGTTTAATGGAAAAATCTAAAAGGTATGTTTTACCGAAAAAAAGAAGTAGAAACTACCCACGAGTTGTGAAAGGGAAACCACAGAAATACCCAAAAAAATGCCAGTCAATCTCTTAA
- a CDS encoding DUF2789 family protein: protein MLEQPVTLELLFEQLGLPADEKAIEEFTRNHQLPAEVILPDADFWSDGQSTFLREHWQQDDEWIVVIDKLNQLLHVESDKQQTTA from the coding sequence GTGTTAGAACAACCAGTGACTTTAGAATTATTATTCGAACAATTAGGCCTGCCAGCTGATGAAAAAGCAATTGAGGAATTTACTCGTAATCATCAGCTGCCAGCAGAGGTAATTTTGCCAGATGCAGATTTCTGGAGCGATGGACAGAGTACATTTCTGCGTGAACATTGGCAGCAGGATGATGAATGGATTGTCGTGATTGACAAGCTCAATCAGCTTCTCCATGTAGAAAGTGATAAACAGCAAACCACGGCCTAG
- the pssA gene encoding CDP-diacylglycerol--serine O-phosphatidyltransferase → MTNTQKPESESSKDLPFDGITFEVEEEEHTQEGQRVKRRGIYLWPNLITTAALLSGFYSIIASMSGEFQQAIYAIFLAALFDGLDGRVARAIGAQSPFGEQFDSLSDMLAFGVAPAILMYSWGLSDLGRIGLAACFVYTACAAFRLARFNVQIGVVDKRYFIGVASPLAAVIIISLVWVGLDFPEIFDIKDGGVQIINAAAIVITGLLMISNIKYYSFKTVERKRVPFFVLPIAVFIFAAMTYNIPVGILVISVIYALSGFVTTFLAKKQVS, encoded by the coding sequence ATGACAAATACACAAAAACCGGAAAGCGAATCTTCAAAAGACCTGCCATTTGATGGCATCACCTTTGAGGTGGAAGAAGAGGAGCATACTCAGGAAGGTCAACGAGTCAAACGTCGCGGCATCTATCTGTGGCCAAACCTGATTACAACCGCTGCGTTGTTGTCAGGTTTCTACTCTATCATTGCCAGTATGAGTGGCGAATTCCAGCAAGCGATCTACGCCATTTTCCTGGCAGCGCTGTTCGATGGTTTGGATGGCCGTGTGGCGCGTGCCATAGGTGCACAAAGTCCGTTTGGTGAACAGTTTGACTCACTGTCTGATATGCTGGCATTCGGTGTTGCACCAGCGATCCTGATGTATAGCTGGGGTTTAAGTGATCTTGGTCGTATCGGTCTGGCTGCCTGCTTTGTCTATACCGCCTGTGCTGCTTTCCGTTTAGCACGCTTTAATGTGCAGATTGGCGTGGTCGATAAGCGCTATTTTATTGGGGTGGCAAGCCCATTAGCAGCAGTGATCATCATTTCACTGGTCTGGGTCGGATTAGATTTTCCGGAAATCTTCGATATTAAAGATGGCGGAGTTCAGATCATAAATGCAGCGGCGATTGTGATTACCGGTTTGCTGATGATCTCCAATATCAAATACTATTCATTTAAGACAGTGGAGCGTAAGCGGGTTCCATTCTTTGTCTTGCCGATCGCTGTATTTATCTTTGCAGCCATGACTTACAACATTCCGGTGGGAATACTGGTAATTTCTGTGATCTACGCCTTGTCCGGTTTTGTCACAACCTTTCTGGCAAAAAAACAAGTGAGTTAG
- a CDS encoding malate dehydrogenase, translated as MKQPVRVAVTGAAGQIGYSLLFRIASGEMLGKDQPVILQLLEIPVEKAQQALKGVMMELDDCAFPLLAGMIGTDDPKVAFKDADYALLVGSRPRGPGMERADLLKVNGEIFIGQGQALNEVASRDVKVLVVGNPANTNAYIAMKSAPDLPAKNFTAMLRLDHNRALTQLAQKAGVAVSDIEHMTVWGNHSPTMYADYRFATVNGESLKDKINDAEWNKDVFLPTVGKRGAAIIEARGLSSAASAANAAIDHMRDWALGTNGKWVTMGIPSDGSYGIPEGVMFGFPVTTENGEYKIVQGLEIDEFSQERINKTLNELEEERAAIADMLK; from the coding sequence ATGAAGCAACCTGTTCGCGTTGCCGTTACTGGCGCTGCTGGTCAAATTGGTTACAGTCTATTATTCCGTATCGCTAGCGGTGAAATGTTGGGTAAAGACCAACCAGTTATTCTTCAATTATTAGAAATCCCTGTTGAGAAAGCTCAACAAGCGCTGAAAGGCGTAATGATGGAATTAGACGACTGTGCTTTCCCATTATTGGCAGGCATGATCGGTACTGATGATCCTAAAGTTGCTTTCAAAGACGCTGACTACGCTTTATTAGTTGGTTCACGTCCACGTGGTCCTGGTATGGAACGTGCTGACCTTCTTAAAGTAAACGGCGAAATCTTCATTGGCCAAGGTCAAGCACTGAACGAAGTTGCTAGCCGTGACGTTAAAGTTCTTGTTGTAGGTAACCCTGCAAACACTAACGCTTACATTGCAATGAAATCTGCTCCAGATCTTCCAGCGAAAAACTTCACAGCAATGTTACGTCTTGACCACAACCGTGCGTTGACTCAACTTGCTCAAAAAGCTGGCGTTGCAGTTTCTGACATCGAACACATGACTGTTTGGGGTAACCACTCTCCAACAATGTATGCTGACTACCGTTTTGCAACTGTAAACGGCGAAAGCTTAAAAGACAAAATCAACGATGCTGAATGGAACAAAGACGTATTCCTTCCAACAGTTGGTAAACGTGGTGCTGCGATCATCGAAGCACGTGGCCTGTCTTCTGCTGCTTCTGCTGCAAACGCTGCAATCGACCATATGCGCGATTGGGCTCTTGGCACAAACGGCAAATGGGTAACTATGGGTATTCCTTCTGACGGTTCTTATGGTATCCCTGAAGGTGTGATGTTCGGTTTCCCTGTAACTACTGAAAATGGCGAATACAAGATCGTTCAAGGTCTTGAAATCGACGAATTCAGCCAAGAACGTATCAACAAAACATTGAACGAACTTGAAGAAGAACGTGCTGCAATCGCAGACATGTTGAAATAA
- a CDS encoding DUF2789 family protein, translated as MLEQRPTMELFFEQLGLDSSPEAIEEFIKTHQIGMDVPLHKAPFWTKAQHDFLIGHWKEDDDWAIFVDVLNEQLHIEAEGAGECELPTAK; from the coding sequence ATGTTAGAGCAGAGACCTACCATGGAACTATTCTTTGAGCAGCTTGGTTTGGACTCAAGCCCGGAAGCTATTGAGGAATTTATCAAAACCCATCAGATCGGTATGGATGTTCCCTTGCATAAAGCGCCGTTCTGGACCAAGGCACAACATGATTTCCTGATCGGACATTGGAAGGAGGATGACGATTGGGCGATTTTTGTGGATGTACTTAACGAACAACTACATATCGAAGCAGAAGGCGCTGGTGAATGCGAGCTGCCAACCGCAAAATAG
- a CDS encoding DUF6670 family protein, with product MSFLQDFLDRSKQLNQTPTAQVDLACHGPNKKYKFVHQRLVIPNLSAPLYYFNFFSMIGQPNVPMLCNPDAIHTDALDTTTVICSTSPHMVGQLNHYSIKQECHFENCDFKFHERELLTGNFPEFHFVRQDDELSVDLKIRAIELITHFTQLRFSLADYWSIPCWCEGKIQYKDQLYQIEGLGSFEYARSFKFPYLPLAFLTYQIINLSQSRQIILVQVRDSFNQIIQSRIYYKDLESQQTQMLDEKVIFKVHRVYPGVTTPNGQKMYLPREFEWRCESKEGTQIRIQGQSRGDFKFGLGAGYVGSFNYQIKINGEEENGEGGYIEYIDCRPLRFQELSKEEKILSGATNPVPFLVKK from the coding sequence ATGTCGTTTCTTCAGGATTTTTTAGATCGTTCGAAACAACTCAATCAGACTCCTACTGCCCAGGTAGATTTAGCCTGCCATGGGCCCAATAAAAAATATAAATTTGTTCATCAACGACTCGTTATTCCTAACCTCTCTGCGCCTCTTTATTACTTCAATTTTTTCAGTATGATCGGCCAGCCGAATGTACCGATGCTGTGCAACCCAGATGCTATTCATACTGATGCCTTAGATACCACAACCGTAATTTGCAGTACTAGTCCACATATGGTCGGACAATTGAATCATTATTCCATTAAGCAAGAATGTCACTTTGAAAATTGTGATTTCAAATTTCATGAACGCGAGTTACTGACCGGGAATTTTCCGGAATTTCATTTTGTCCGGCAGGATGATGAGCTCAGTGTAGATTTAAAAATCCGGGCGATTGAGTTGATCACCCACTTTACCCAGTTGCGTTTTTCTCTGGCCGATTACTGGTCGATTCCATGCTGGTGTGAAGGCAAGATTCAATACAAGGATCAGCTTTATCAGATTGAAGGTCTAGGTAGTTTTGAATACGCACGCAGTTTTAAATTTCCCTATTTGCCTCTCGCTTTTCTAACTTATCAGATTATCAACCTGAGTCAGAGTCGGCAAATTATTCTGGTTCAGGTACGGGATAGTTTTAATCAGATCATTCAGTCACGAATTTATTATAAAGATCTGGAAAGTCAGCAAACTCAGATGTTGGATGAAAAGGTGATTTTTAAAGTGCATCGGGTATATCCGGGTGTAACCACACCAAATGGCCAGAAAATGTATCTGCCACGTGAATTTGAATGGCGCTGTGAAAGTAAAGAGGGTACACAAATTCGGATTCAAGGCCAAAGCCGTGGTGATTTCAAATTTGGTCTCGGTGCAGGTTATGTCGGTAGTTTTAATTACCAGATCAAAATTAATGGTGAGGAAGAAAATGGGGAAGGGGGCTATATTGAATACATTGATTGCCGACCTTTACGTTTCCAGGAACTGAGTAAAGAAGAAAAAATATTAAGTGGTGCGACGAATCCTGTGCCTTTTTTAGTCAAAAAATAA
- a CDS encoding 23S rRNA (adenine(2030)-N(6))-methyltransferase RlmJ, giving the protein MNYRHHFHAGNFADVMKHVLLLQILSRLNQKDKPYRYIDTHGGAGKYDLSTPEAQKSGEFLNGIHRLVKLDDSVKRNAPEGVQQYLKIVEKMRENFGKGAYPGSPWFALEGMRDIDKATIFEMQRDVFQQLRHNIHDKRAGLHERDAYEGLLAVIPPKEKRGLVMIDPPYELERKDFPQLVDLIAAAYKKWPTGVFAVWYPIKDRAMIERFEKRLFKTGIRRQLICEVCVWPDDTPVGLNGCGLLVINPPWKFSEDADEALQWLFPHLRMQETGGHAAVRWLVGE; this is encoded by the coding sequence ATGAATTATCGTCACCACTTCCATGCAGGCAACTTTGCCGATGTCATGAAGCACGTTTTATTGCTTCAGATTTTGTCTCGCCTTAATCAGAAAGATAAGCCATATCGTTATATCGATACCCATGGCGGCGCAGGCAAATATGACTTGTCGACTCCTGAAGCCCAGAAGTCTGGTGAGTTTCTGAACGGCATCCACCGTTTGGTGAAACTGGATGATTCAGTGAAACGTAATGCGCCTGAGGGTGTTCAGCAATATCTGAAAATTGTTGAAAAAATGCGTGAAAACTTTGGTAAAGGGGCATACCCAGGTTCACCTTGGTTTGCGCTTGAAGGCATGCGCGACATCGATAAGGCCACCATTTTCGAAATGCAGCGTGATGTATTCCAGCAGTTGCGTCATAACATTCATGACAAACGTGCCGGTCTGCATGAACGTGATGCTTACGAAGGTCTTTTAGCTGTCATTCCGCCGAAAGAAAAACGCGGTCTGGTGATGATTGACCCGCCGTATGAGCTGGAACGCAAAGACTTCCCGCAACTGGTGGACCTAATTGCCGCAGCTTATAAAAAATGGCCGACAGGCGTATTTGCGGTTTGGTATCCAATTAAAGACCGTGCCATGATCGAACGTTTTGAAAAACGTTTGTTCAAAACTGGTATTCGCCGTCAGCTGATCTGCGAAGTCTGTGTATGGCCAGATGATACGCCGGTTGGTTTGAATGGTTGTGGTCTGCTGGTGATTAACCCACCTTGGAAATTCTCTGAAGATGCAGACGAAGCGCTGCAATGGTTGTTCCCGCATCTGCGCATGCAGGAAACTGGCGGTCATGCCGCAGTTCGCTGGTTGGTTGGCGAATAA
- a CDS encoding 2OG-Fe(II) oxygenase yields the protein MEAVQLPTTWSVDQILDDLDQHGFSIIDNAYDQDYVEQLIEECTSNLNRFRNAAIQNGVVSNIRSDHILWLNEDLEVSQQHVQTLHVLAQELNRAFFLGIKDVEAHFACYNAGEFYALHRDNPQGKNGRMISAVYYLHNEWQDDWGGELHLQDKNDKWHTLQPKPNRIAMFQSDLLHEVQKAKHQRLSITAWLRSDAQLI from the coding sequence ATGGAAGCAGTTCAACTCCCTACTACATGGTCAGTTGATCAGATTCTTGATGATCTGGATCAACACGGTTTCAGTATTATCGACAATGCATATGACCAGGACTATGTTGAACAGCTGATAGAGGAATGTACCAGCAACCTGAACCGTTTCCGTAATGCGGCAATTCAAAATGGAGTAGTCAGTAATATCCGTAGTGATCATATCCTGTGGCTGAACGAAGATCTGGAAGTATCTCAACAGCATGTACAAACTCTGCATGTACTGGCTCAGGAACTGAACCGGGCTTTTTTCTTAGGTATTAAAGATGTCGAGGCACATTTTGCCTGCTATAACGCCGGTGAATTCTATGCCCTGCATCGCGATAATCCGCAAGGCAAAAATGGCCGCATGATTTCTGCGGTTTATTACCTGCATAATGAATGGCAGGACGACTGGGGCGGCGAGCTGCATTTACAGGATAAAAATGACAAATGGCATACCCTGCAGCCAAAACCGAACCGTATTGCCATGTTCCAGAGTGACCTGCTGCATGAAGTGCAAAAAGCCAAGCACCAGCGCCTATCAATTACTGCATGGCTGCGTTCCGATGCCCAGCTGATCTAG